In Bradyrhizobium guangxiense, the following are encoded in one genomic region:
- a CDS encoding class I SAM-dependent methyltransferase, with amino-acid sequence MTELFDGYHDNYLDVVQSSIAFSGLPHQFFQRAKVDLLRDLIAQRLGAKRPDMLDVGCGVGSLHPPLHGMVGRLSGIDVSSACLAKARLANGGGDYREFDGRTFPFEDASFDLVTAVCVMHHVVPAEWARFIAEMRRVTRPGGLVCVIEHNPYNPLTRLAVARCEFDRDAVLLGAGTTRKLMAAGGLREIGARHFLLLPWDTKPARRLEQALGGVWLGGQYAAFGTA; translated from the coding sequence ATGACCGAGCTGTTCGACGGCTATCACGACAATTACCTTGACGTGGTCCAATCCTCGATCGCCTTCTCCGGCCTGCCGCATCAATTCTTCCAGCGTGCGAAGGTCGATCTGCTGCGCGACCTGATCGCGCAGCGGCTGGGCGCGAAGAGGCCCGACATGCTGGACGTCGGCTGCGGCGTCGGCAGCCTGCATCCCCCGCTGCACGGCATGGTCGGCCGCTTGAGCGGCATCGACGTGTCCTCGGCCTGCCTCGCGAAGGCGCGCCTCGCCAATGGCGGGGGCGACTACCGTGAATTCGACGGTCGCACCTTTCCGTTCGAGGACGCCAGCTTCGACCTGGTCACGGCTGTCTGCGTGATGCATCATGTTGTGCCGGCCGAATGGGCGCGCTTCATCGCCGAGATGCGCCGCGTGACGCGGCCCGGGGGACTCGTCTGCGTGATCGAGCACAATCCCTACAACCCGCTGACCCGCCTTGCCGTTGCGCGCTGCGAGTTCGACCGGGACGCCGTCCTGCTCGGCGCCGGCACGACGCGGAAGCTGATGGCTGCCGGCGGCCTGCGCGAGATCGGCGCGCGGCATTTCCTGCTGCTGCCCTGGGACACCAAGCCGGCGCGGCGCCTCGAACAGGCCCTGGGCGGCGTGTGGCTTGGAGGCCAATACGCCGCCTTCGGGACCGCTTGA
- a CDS encoding alpha/beta fold hydrolase: MLLRNLFIALLITVSITAAHAAPQWLSLPPTPTLPKAAQSGFAPVNGVKVWYAVFGRGQPVLLLHGGLANANYWGHQVRALQRHYQVIVMESRGHGRSSRNQEPYGYGLMGSDVIGLLDHLKIRKAAIVGWSDGAIIGLDVAMKHPERVSKLFAFAANSDPSGVADIASSDVFNAYIARAGEEYKRLSPTPTEYKSFVAEITKMWESQPKWTASDLAAIKVPTWIVDGDHDEAIKRENTEFMAAAIPGAGLLIQPEVSHFSFLQDPEQFNQDVLHFLERRDASEPAAK, translated from the coding sequence ATGCTGCTTCGCAATCTCTTCATCGCACTTCTCATCACGGTCTCGATCACGGCTGCGCACGCAGCGCCGCAATGGCTCAGCCTGCCACCTACGCCGACCTTGCCCAAGGCAGCGCAGAGCGGCTTTGCACCCGTCAACGGCGTCAAGGTCTGGTACGCTGTGTTCGGCCGCGGCCAGCCCGTCCTGTTGCTGCATGGCGGTCTGGCCAACGCCAACTACTGGGGCCACCAGGTCCGCGCGCTGCAACGGCACTATCAGGTCATCGTCATGGAGAGCCGCGGCCATGGCCGCAGCAGCCGCAACCAGGAGCCGTATGGCTACGGTTTGATGGGCTCGGACGTGATCGGGCTGCTCGATCATCTCAAGATCAGGAAGGCCGCGATCGTCGGCTGGAGCGACGGCGCGATCATCGGCCTCGACGTTGCAATGAAGCATCCGGAGCGGGTGAGCAAGCTGTTCGCCTTCGCGGCCAACTCGGACCCGTCAGGTGTTGCGGATATTGCGTCAAGCGACGTCTTCAATGCCTACATTGCCAGGGCTGGAGAGGAGTACAAGCGCCTTTCACCGACCCCGACCGAGTACAAGAGCTTTGTCGCGGAGATTACCAAGATGTGGGAGAGCCAGCCGAAATGGACGGCTTCGGACCTCGCGGCGATCAAGGTGCCGACCTGGATCGTGGATGGCGATCACGACGAGGCGATCAAGCGCGAGAACACCGAGTTCATGGCCGCGGCCATTCCGGGCGCCGGCCTGCTGATCCAGCCAGAGGTCAGCCACTTCTCGTTCCTGCAGGACCCGGAGCAGTTCAATCAGGATGTGCTGCATTTTCTCGAGCGGCGGGATGCGTCAGAGCCTGCGGCGAAATAG
- a CDS encoding DUF3052 family protein, protein MAGYSGKPLVQKLGIKPGFCIFVDGLSVAYGDIVGALPDDVTIAKTAKAPLDLVHVFTTEAKGFAAKLRSYRKLIAPGGMIWASWPKKASGVATDVTETLVRETALANGLVDIKVCAVDDVWSGLKLVIPVKDRAKVAK, encoded by the coding sequence ATGGCCGGCTATTCCGGCAAACCGTTAGTGCAAAAGCTCGGCATCAAGCCGGGCTTTTGTATTTTTGTGGATGGTCTGTCCGTTGCTTATGGCGACATCGTCGGTGCATTGCCTGATGATGTGACGATCGCAAAGACCGCCAAGGCTCCGCTCGACCTGGTGCATGTCTTCACGACCGAAGCGAAGGGCTTCGCCGCCAAGCTGCGCAGCTATCGGAAGCTGATCGCCCCCGGCGGCATGATCTGGGCGTCATGGCCGAAGAAGGCCTCCGGTGTCGCAACCGACGTGACGGAAACGTTGGTGCGCGAGACCGCACTCGCCAACGGCCTCGTCGACATCAAGGTCTGCGCCGTTGACGACGTCTGGTCCGGCCTCAAGCTGGTGATCCCCGTGAAGGACCGTGCGAAGGTCGCGAAGTAG
- the ftsH gene encoding ATP-dependent zinc metalloprotease FtsH yields the protein MNANLRNFALWVIIVLLLLALFTLFQNPGQRASSQDIAFSQLLSEVDRGNVRDVVIQGPDIHGTFTNGSSFQTYAPNDPTLVKRLYDSKVQITAKPPGDNVPWFVSLLVSWLPFIALIGVWIFLSRQMQGGAGKAMGFGKSRAKMLTEAHGRVTFEDVAGVDEAKQDLQEIVEFLRDPGKFQRLGGRIPRGVLLVGPPGTGKTLIARAVAGEANVPFFTISGSDFVEMFVGVGASRVRDMFEQAKKNAPCIIFIDEIDAVGRHRGAGLGGGNDEREQTLNQLLVEMDGFEANEGVILIAATNRPDVLDPALLRPGRFDRQVVVPNPDVVGREQILKVHVRKVPLAPDINLKTIARGTPGFSGADLMNLVNEAALTAPRRNKRMVTQAEFEEAKDKVMMGAERKSLVMTEEEKLLTAYHEGGHAIVGLNVPATDPIHKATIIPRGRALGMVMQLPERDKLSMSLEQMTSRLAIMMGGRVAEELIFGREKVTSGAASDIEQATRLARMMVTRWGLSEELGTVSYGENQDEVFLGMSVSRTQNASEATVQKIDSEIKRLVEEGYKEATRILTEKHADLEALAKGLLEFETLTGDEIVDLLKGKKPNRESVLEPATPRASAVPPAGKSPRPRPDADPGLEPQPQA from the coding sequence ATGAACGCCAATCTGCGCAATTTCGCCCTCTGGGTCATCATTGTTTTGCTGCTGTTGGCGTTGTTCACGCTCTTCCAGAATCCGGGTCAGCGGGCCTCCTCCCAGGACATCGCCTTCTCGCAGCTGCTGAGTGAGGTTGACCGCGGCAATGTGCGCGACGTCGTGATCCAGGGCCCGGACATCCACGGCACCTTCACCAACGGCTCCAGCTTCCAGACCTACGCGCCGAACGACCCGACGCTGGTGAAGCGCCTGTATGACAGCAAGGTGCAGATCACCGCGAAGCCGCCGGGCGACAACGTGCCGTGGTTCGTCTCGCTGCTGGTCTCCTGGCTGCCGTTCATCGCGCTGATCGGCGTCTGGATCTTCCTGTCGCGACAGATGCAGGGCGGCGCCGGCAAGGCGATGGGCTTCGGCAAGTCGCGCGCCAAGATGCTGACCGAGGCGCATGGCCGCGTCACCTTCGAGGACGTCGCCGGCGTCGATGAAGCCAAGCAGGACCTGCAGGAGATCGTCGAATTCCTGCGCGACCCCGGCAAATTCCAGCGCCTCGGCGGCCGCATTCCGCGCGGCGTGCTGCTGGTCGGCCCTCCCGGCACCGGTAAGACCCTGATCGCGCGTGCGGTCGCGGGCGAAGCCAACGTGCCGTTCTTCACCATTTCGGGTTCGGACTTCGTCGAGATGTTCGTCGGCGTCGGCGCCAGCCGCGTCCGCGACATGTTCGAGCAGGCCAAGAAGAACGCGCCCTGCATCATCTTCATCGACGAAATCGACGCCGTCGGTCGTCACCGTGGCGCCGGCCTCGGCGGCGGCAACGACGAGCGCGAGCAGACGCTGAACCAGTTGCTGGTCGAGATGGACGGCTTCGAGGCGAACGAGGGCGTGATCCTGATCGCCGCGACCAACCGCCCCGACGTGCTCGATCCCGCGCTGTTGCGTCCGGGCCGCTTCGACCGCCAGGTCGTGGTGCCCAATCCTGATGTCGTCGGCCGCGAGCAGATCCTCAAAGTTCACGTCCGCAAGGTGCCGCTGGCGCCCGATATCAACCTCAAGACCATCGCGCGCGGCACGCCGGGCTTCTCCGGCGCCGACCTGATGAACCTCGTCAACGAGGCCGCGCTCACCGCCCCCCGCCGCAACAAGCGGATGGTGACGCAGGCCGAGTTCGAGGAGGCCAAGGACAAGGTGATGATGGGCGCCGAGCGCAAGTCGCTCGTCATGACCGAGGAAGAGAAGCTGCTCACGGCCTATCACGAGGGCGGTCACGCCATCGTCGGCCTCAACGTGCCCGCAACCGATCCGATCCACAAGGCGACCATCATTCCGCGTGGCCGTGCACTCGGCATGGTCATGCAGCTGCCCGAGCGCGACAAGCTGTCGATGTCGCTGGAGCAGATGACCTCGCGCCTCGCCATCATGATGGGCGGCCGCGTCGCCGAAGAGCTGATCTTCGGCCGCGAGAAGGTGACCTCGGGCGCCGCCTCAGACATCGAGCAGGCCACGCGTCTTGCCCGCATGATGGTGACGCGATGGGGCCTGTCGGAAGAGCTCGGCACGGTCTCCTACGGCGAGAACCAGGACGAGGTGTTCTTGGGCATGTCGGTGTCGCGGACGCAGAACGCCTCCGAGGCGACGGTCCAGAAGATCGATTCCGAGATCAAGCGCCTGGTCGAGGAAGGCTACAAGGAAGCGACCCGCATCCTCACCGAGAAGCACGCCGATCTCGAAGCCTTGGCAAAGGGCTTGCTCGAGTTCGAAACGCTGACCGGCGACGAGATCGTCGACCTGCTCAAGGGCAAGAAGCCGAACCGCGAATCCGTGCTCGAGCCGGCCACGCCGCGCGCCTCCGCCGTGCCCCCGGCCGGCAAGTCGCCGCGCCCGCGGCCGGATGCGGATCCCGGCCTGGAGCCGCAGCCGCAGGCGTGA
- the tilS gene encoding tRNA lysidine(34) synthetase TilS: protein MSDDDNSPISTREARRLFAGLKAAPALVLAVSGGPDSVALMWLMARWQRSLVRGPRLTVVTIDHGLRREAAREAREVKRLAAELGLPHRTLRWRGAKPRTGVPAAAREARYRLLVQAARAVGASHVLTAHTRDDQAETLLMRLLRGSGLAGLSAMASLSERDGIVLARPLLDVSKSQLIATLKRAKIGFADDPTNRDTAFTRPRLRALLPLLAAEGGDSKSLARLATRLARANAAVEGLADGAERFLRLRDRGDAPQAGVRSFEAAAFAALPDEVRLRLLLRAVNALGHEGPAELGKVESLLAALDQAIAAGPAAAANGRPALRQTLAGALISLAGGRIQIAPAPARRRKGG from the coding sequence ATGTCAGACGATGACAATTCTCCGATCTCGACACGTGAGGCGAGGCGGCTCTTCGCCGGCCTGAAAGCCGCGCCGGCGCTGGTGCTCGCGGTCTCCGGTGGGCCCGACTCGGTCGCGCTGATGTGGCTTATGGCCCGCTGGCAACGCAGCCTCGTGCGCGGCCCGCGTCTCACCGTCGTCACCATCGATCATGGCCTTCGGCGGGAGGCAGCGCGCGAGGCGCGCGAGGTCAAGCGGCTCGCCGCCGAACTCGGATTGCCGCACCGGACCCTGCGCTGGCGCGGCGCAAAGCCGAGGACGGGGGTGCCGGCGGCGGCGCGCGAGGCCCGCTACCGCCTGCTCGTGCAGGCCGCGCGCGCCGTCGGCGCGAGCCATGTGCTGACTGCGCACACCCGCGACGACCAGGCCGAGACCCTGTTGATGCGCCTCCTGCGCGGCAGCGGGCTTGCGGGTCTGTCGGCAATGGCCTCCCTCAGCGAGCGCGACGGGATCGTGCTAGCGCGGCCGCTGCTCGACGTCTCGAAATCGCAGCTGATCGCGACGCTCAAGCGGGCCAAGATCGGCTTTGCCGACGACCCCACCAACCGCGACACCGCCTTCACCCGGCCGCGGCTGCGGGCGCTGCTGCCGCTCCTCGCGGCCGAGGGCGGCGATAGCAAGAGTCTGGCGCGGCTCGCGACCAGGCTGGCGCGGGCCAATGCGGCGGTCGAGGGGCTGGCCGACGGCGCCGAGCGCTTCCTCCGTTTGCGGGATCGCGGCGATGCGCCGCAGGCGGGCGTCCGAAGCTTCGAGGCTGCGGCCTTTGCGGCGTTGCCGGACGAGGTCCGGCTGCGGCTCCTGCTGCGGGCCGTCAACGCGCTCGGGCACGAAGGGCCAGCGGAACTCGGCAAGGTCGAATCCCTCCTGGCCGCGCTCGATCAGGCCATCGCCGCAGGTCCTGCTGCAGCCGCAAATGGCCGGCCGGCCTTGAGGCAGACCCTAGCGGGAGCCTTGATCAGCCTCGCCGGCGGGCGTATCCAGATCGCACCGGCGCCGGCCCGGCGCCGCAAGGGCGGATAA
- the ybgF gene encoding tol-pal system protein YbgF — MSSRFKVFTGTVAIAALLALGSPALAQSIFAQSDDADPEMRIERLENQLRQLTGQNEELQYRNRQLEERLRALEGGAQGAPGQAPVQPNVAAVPPAQVAPAYRQQQPAQPNYEQPQIAAPAPIVQEQPAPGAPGRSRRGDAFDPNQNPNAPGAPRALGGGQQPMPTGGQGAPGGRGAGEPLDLANTSPRYQPQAAPPAAQPGYPPAQQGYPAPSGGAGLSTLPPSATPRDEFDLGIGYMQRKDYALAEQTMKNFSQKFPSDPLVGDAQYWLGESYFQRQQYRDSAEAFLAVTTKYEKSAKAPDALLRLGQSLAALKEKEAACAAFGEVGRKYPRASAGVKAAVDREQKRVKC, encoded by the coding sequence ATGTCATCGAGATTTAAGGTCTTTACCGGCACCGTGGCGATCGCCGCGCTGCTCGCTTTGGGCTCGCCCGCACTTGCGCAGTCGATCTTTGCGCAGTCGGATGATGCCGATCCCGAGATGCGGATCGAGCGGTTGGAGAACCAGCTGCGCCAGCTCACCGGCCAGAACGAAGAGCTGCAATACCGCAATCGCCAGCTCGAAGAGCGGCTGCGGGCGCTCGAGGGCGGCGCGCAGGGCGCGCCCGGACAGGCGCCGGTCCAGCCCAACGTTGCCGCCGTTCCGCCCGCGCAAGTCGCGCCGGCCTATCGGCAGCAGCAGCCGGCCCAGCCGAATTATGAGCAACCGCAGATCGCAGCTCCCGCTCCGATCGTTCAGGAGCAGCCGGCACCGGGCGCCCCCGGCAGAAGCCGCCGCGGCGATGCGTTCGACCCGAACCAGAATCCGAATGCGCCCGGCGCCCCGCGCGCGCTCGGCGGCGGGCAGCAGCCGATGCCGACAGGAGGTCAGGGTGCACCCGGCGGTCGCGGCGCCGGGGAGCCGCTCGATCTCGCCAACACAAGTCCTCGCTATCAGCCGCAGGCCGCGCCCCCGGCAGCGCAGCCGGGCTATCCGCCGGCCCAACAGGGCTATCCGGCGCCTTCCGGCGGTGCTGGCTTGAGCACCCTGCCCCCCTCGGCAACGCCGCGCGACGAGTTCGATCTCGGTATCGGCTACATGCAGCGCAAGGACTACGCGCTGGCCGAGCAGACCATGAAGAACTTCTCGCAGAAATTCCCGAGCGATCCGCTCGTCGGAGACGCGCAATACTGGCTCGGCGAGAGCTATTTCCAGCGCCAGCAATATCGCGATTCCGCCGAGGCCTTCCTCGCCGTCACCACCAAATACGAGAAATCGGCCAAGGCGCCGGATGCGCTGCTGCGGCTCGGCCAGTCACTTGCGGCCCTCAAGGAGAAGGAAGCCGCCTGCGCCGCCTTCGGCGAGGTCGGCCGCAAATATCCGCGCGCTTCCGCCGGCGTCAAAGCCGCGGTCGACCGCGAGCAGAAGCGGGTGAAGTGCTGA